A single Epinephelus fuscoguttatus linkage group LG13, E.fuscoguttatus.final_Chr_v1 DNA region contains:
- the fign gene encoding fidgetin isoform X2, with translation MQWTPEHTQWAEQHFDISSTTRSPAHKVEAYRGHLQRTYQYAWANDDISALTASNLLKKYAEKYSGILEGPNERALLCSYSDSTTGLMNGRKSENESWQEGIYPMNCAPDVISVSKAGMTAALPPTDVSASIGSSPGVASSLSEPSYSSSNCGSHTATTLHSGLPSQEYTASYNGSYLHSSYSGQSTPALPSPHPSPLHSAGLLQPPPPPPPPTLVPSYNAGSPNLPNYNYPPTGYPSQTAVGPGYSPGGAPPPSAYLPSGIAAPTPIPPSTLPGYTYQSHNHTPIAPTPLNGSTSNSLKRKAFYMSGHGDMDSSYGNFNYNQQRSSQSPMYRITDSSSDSNRGNGFDRNAESLAFKPTKQPMSSDQQRKFIVHSGRALTPPSYGSTKSSVGDLRTGEPYSKFGSPIMSEQTEEHRQHLSHSLTGPDIGTATSSIHAAEEQLKNSDSNLVEMVTTEILQQGPPVDWSDIAGLDMAKAAIKEEILWPILRPDMFSGLATLPRSLLLFGPQGTGRTLLAHCMASQLGAAFLRLSSSALVTKWLGEGDKIIQASFLVARCRQPAVVFIREVDLLLSAQLSEESPVNRLKAELLMQLDSILTSAEDHVLVVCSTNKPEEIPESLRRYFAKRLLIPLPDGTARHQIISQLLSQHNYCLSDKEMSLLVQRTEGFSGQDVAQLCQEAVVGPLHGIPGTDLSSIHPTQMRPVSYQDFDNVFCKFQPSISQKELDMYTEWNKMFGCSQ, from the coding sequence ATGCAGTGGACCCCAGAGCACACACAATGGGCAGAACAACACTTTGACATCTCATCCACCACCCGCTCACCGGCACACAAAGTAGAGGCCTACCGGGGGCACTTACAGCGAACGTACCAGTATGCGTGGGCAAACGATGACATCTCTGCACTGACTGCCTCCAATCTGCTCAAGAAATATGCAGAGAAGTACTCTGGGATCCTAGAGGGCCCAAATGAGAGAGCCCTGCTGTGTTCCTACTCTGATAGCACCACTGGACTCATGAATGGACGAAAGTCAGAGAATGAGTCCTGGCAGGAGGGGATTTACCCAATGAACTGTGCTCCAGATGTTATATCTGTGAGCAAAGCTGGAATGACAGCTGCCCTACCCCCTACAGATGTGTCGGCTAGCATAGGCAGCTCCCCGGGGGTGGCCAGCAGCTTGTCTGAGCCCAGCTATTCCAGCAGTAACTGTGGGAGCCACACAGCCACTACTCTCCACTCGGGCCTCCCCTCTCAGGAATATACTGCCAGCTACAACGGCTCCTACCTGCATTCTAGCTACAGTGGCCAGAGTACCCCAGCCCTCCCCTCCCCACACCCCTCTCCTTTGCACAGTGCCGGGCTCTTACAACCACCACCCCCGCCTCCTCCCCCTACCTTAGTGCCGAGCTACAACGCTGGGTCTCCAAACCTTCCCAACTACAATTATCCTCCAACAGGGTATCCTTCTCAGACTGCTGTTGGCCCCGGTTATAGCCCTGGGGGAGCACCCCCTCCTTCTGCTTATCTGCCGTCCGGTATTGCAGCTCCTACACCAATCCCTCCTTCGACCCTGCCTGGCTACACCTACCAGTCCCATAATCATACACCAATTGCACCAACACCTTTGAATGGCAGCACATCCAACTCATTAAAACGAAAAGCTTTCTACATGAGCGGACATGGAGATATGGACTCTAGCTATGGTAATTTTAACTACAACCAACAGCGCTCCTCACAGAGCCCTATGTacagaataacagacagcagctccGACTCAAACAGGGGCAATGGCTTTGACAGAAATGCAGAGTCTCTAGCATTTAAGCCAACCAAACAGCCAATGTCTTCTGATCAACAGAGAAAATTTATTGTGCACTCTGGCAGAGCACTAACTCCTCCATCCTATGGATCAACCAAAAGCTCTGTGGGTGATCTCAGAACTGGCGAGCCCTACAGCAAGTTTGGATCCCCCATCATGAGCGAGCAAACTGAAGAGCACAGACAGCACCTCTCTCACTCCCTAACAGGGCCTGACATCGGTACGGCTACCTCGTCCATCCATGCTGCAGAGGAACAACTGAAAAACAGTGACTCCAACCTGGTTGAGATGGTAACCACAGAAATCCTTCAGCAGGGCCCTCCAGTGGACTGGAGTGACATCGCAGGTCTGGATATGGCCAAAGCAGCCATCAAAGAGGAGATACTTTGGCCCATTTTGAGGCCAGATATGTTTAGTGGACTTGCCACATTACCTCGGAGCCTCCTTTTATTTGGACCTCAGGGAACTGGTAGAACGCTGCTGGCCCACTGTATGGCCAGTCAACTGGGGGCTGCCTTCTTGAGACTCAGCAGCTCAGCTCTGGTGACCAAGTGGCTGGGGGAGGGGGACAAGATCATCCAGGCTTCTTTTCTGGTGGCACGGTGTCGCCAGCCAGCGGTAGTGTTTATCAGAGAGGTggacctgctgctgtcagcccagCTCAGCGAGGAGAGCCCAGTGAATCGCCTCAAGGCTGAGCTCCTCATGCAGCTTGACAGTATTCTGACCTCCGCTGAGGACCACGTCCTCGTGGTCTGCTCCACCAATAAGCCTGAAGAGATCCCAGAGTCCCTACGGAGGTACTTTGCCAAGCGACTGCTCATCCCCTTGCCTGATGGGACAGCACGACACCAGATAATCAGCCAACTGCTCTCACAGCACAACTACTGTCTCAGTGACAAAGAGATGTCACTACTGGTTCAGAGGACAGAGGGCTTTTCTGGACAGGACGTGGCTCAGCTGTGTCAAGAGGCTGTGGTAGGTCCTCTCCATGGCATTCCTGGTACTGACCTGTCATCTATCCATCCCACTCAGATGAGACCGGTCTCCTACCAAGACTTTGACAATGTGTTTTGCAAATTCCAGCCCAGCATATCACAAAAAGAACTTGACATGTACACTGAGTGGAATAAAATGTTTGGCTGTAGTCAATGA
- the fign gene encoding fidgetin isoform X1 encodes MITSTSIYGLKMQWTPEHTQWAEQHFDISSTTRSPAHKVEAYRGHLQRTYQYAWANDDISALTASNLLKKYAEKYSGILEGPNERALLCSYSDSTTGLMNGRKSENESWQEGIYPMNCAPDVISVSKAGMTAALPPTDVSASIGSSPGVASSLSEPSYSSSNCGSHTATTLHSGLPSQEYTASYNGSYLHSSYSGQSTPALPSPHPSPLHSAGLLQPPPPPPPPTLVPSYNAGSPNLPNYNYPPTGYPSQTAVGPGYSPGGAPPPSAYLPSGIAAPTPIPPSTLPGYTYQSHNHTPIAPTPLNGSTSNSLKRKAFYMSGHGDMDSSYGNFNYNQQRSSQSPMYRITDSSSDSNRGNGFDRNAESLAFKPTKQPMSSDQQRKFIVHSGRALTPPSYGSTKSSVGDLRTGEPYSKFGSPIMSEQTEEHRQHLSHSLTGPDIGTATSSIHAAEEQLKNSDSNLVEMVTTEILQQGPPVDWSDIAGLDMAKAAIKEEILWPILRPDMFSGLATLPRSLLLFGPQGTGRTLLAHCMASQLGAAFLRLSSSALVTKWLGEGDKIIQASFLVARCRQPAVVFIREVDLLLSAQLSEESPVNRLKAELLMQLDSILTSAEDHVLVVCSTNKPEEIPESLRRYFAKRLLIPLPDGTARHQIISQLLSQHNYCLSDKEMSLLVQRTEGFSGQDVAQLCQEAVVGPLHGIPGTDLSSIHPTQMRPVSYQDFDNVFCKFQPSISQKELDMYTEWNKMFGCSQ; translated from the coding sequence GTCTAAAGATGCAGTGGACCCCAGAGCACACACAATGGGCAGAACAACACTTTGACATCTCATCCACCACCCGCTCACCGGCACACAAAGTAGAGGCCTACCGGGGGCACTTACAGCGAACGTACCAGTATGCGTGGGCAAACGATGACATCTCTGCACTGACTGCCTCCAATCTGCTCAAGAAATATGCAGAGAAGTACTCTGGGATCCTAGAGGGCCCAAATGAGAGAGCCCTGCTGTGTTCCTACTCTGATAGCACCACTGGACTCATGAATGGACGAAAGTCAGAGAATGAGTCCTGGCAGGAGGGGATTTACCCAATGAACTGTGCTCCAGATGTTATATCTGTGAGCAAAGCTGGAATGACAGCTGCCCTACCCCCTACAGATGTGTCGGCTAGCATAGGCAGCTCCCCGGGGGTGGCCAGCAGCTTGTCTGAGCCCAGCTATTCCAGCAGTAACTGTGGGAGCCACACAGCCACTACTCTCCACTCGGGCCTCCCCTCTCAGGAATATACTGCCAGCTACAACGGCTCCTACCTGCATTCTAGCTACAGTGGCCAGAGTACCCCAGCCCTCCCCTCCCCACACCCCTCTCCTTTGCACAGTGCCGGGCTCTTACAACCACCACCCCCGCCTCCTCCCCCTACCTTAGTGCCGAGCTACAACGCTGGGTCTCCAAACCTTCCCAACTACAATTATCCTCCAACAGGGTATCCTTCTCAGACTGCTGTTGGCCCCGGTTATAGCCCTGGGGGAGCACCCCCTCCTTCTGCTTATCTGCCGTCCGGTATTGCAGCTCCTACACCAATCCCTCCTTCGACCCTGCCTGGCTACACCTACCAGTCCCATAATCATACACCAATTGCACCAACACCTTTGAATGGCAGCACATCCAACTCATTAAAACGAAAAGCTTTCTACATGAGCGGACATGGAGATATGGACTCTAGCTATGGTAATTTTAACTACAACCAACAGCGCTCCTCACAGAGCCCTATGTacagaataacagacagcagctccGACTCAAACAGGGGCAATGGCTTTGACAGAAATGCAGAGTCTCTAGCATTTAAGCCAACCAAACAGCCAATGTCTTCTGATCAACAGAGAAAATTTATTGTGCACTCTGGCAGAGCACTAACTCCTCCATCCTATGGATCAACCAAAAGCTCTGTGGGTGATCTCAGAACTGGCGAGCCCTACAGCAAGTTTGGATCCCCCATCATGAGCGAGCAAACTGAAGAGCACAGACAGCACCTCTCTCACTCCCTAACAGGGCCTGACATCGGTACGGCTACCTCGTCCATCCATGCTGCAGAGGAACAACTGAAAAACAGTGACTCCAACCTGGTTGAGATGGTAACCACAGAAATCCTTCAGCAGGGCCCTCCAGTGGACTGGAGTGACATCGCAGGTCTGGATATGGCCAAAGCAGCCATCAAAGAGGAGATACTTTGGCCCATTTTGAGGCCAGATATGTTTAGTGGACTTGCCACATTACCTCGGAGCCTCCTTTTATTTGGACCTCAGGGAACTGGTAGAACGCTGCTGGCCCACTGTATGGCCAGTCAACTGGGGGCTGCCTTCTTGAGACTCAGCAGCTCAGCTCTGGTGACCAAGTGGCTGGGGGAGGGGGACAAGATCATCCAGGCTTCTTTTCTGGTGGCACGGTGTCGCCAGCCAGCGGTAGTGTTTATCAGAGAGGTggacctgctgctgtcagcccagCTCAGCGAGGAGAGCCCAGTGAATCGCCTCAAGGCTGAGCTCCTCATGCAGCTTGACAGTATTCTGACCTCCGCTGAGGACCACGTCCTCGTGGTCTGCTCCACCAATAAGCCTGAAGAGATCCCAGAGTCCCTACGGAGGTACTTTGCCAAGCGACTGCTCATCCCCTTGCCTGATGGGACAGCACGACACCAGATAATCAGCCAACTGCTCTCACAGCACAACTACTGTCTCAGTGACAAAGAGATGTCACTACTGGTTCAGAGGACAGAGGGCTTTTCTGGACAGGACGTGGCTCAGCTGTGTCAAGAGGCTGTGGTAGGTCCTCTCCATGGCATTCCTGGTACTGACCTGTCATCTATCCATCCCACTCAGATGAGACCGGTCTCCTACCAAGACTTTGACAATGTGTTTTGCAAATTCCAGCCCAGCATATCACAAAAAGAACTTGACATGTACACTGAGTGGAATAAAATGTTTGGCTGTAGTCAATGA